GGGGTCTTTCAATGAGATCTGTTGGGACTGTTTTGACAAAGGGTGTGAAAACGTGTGAAACCAATGAAAAAGTGTTAAGGCATTTGAAAGAAGACTTCTGCTGTGCTCAGAATGTGAAGATCCAAGCGGATCCCAGTTTCAGTGTCTCTTAGCAAATGAGAAAAACTTTAAAACCTTTAAACAAGATACTGCATGCCTAATCCATTAGATCTTTCTACATGGCAATCTTGTCTACATTCTTGCTTAAGAACATGTTAGATAAAGTTGAACACGTGTTACAGAATAAGTTAATAACCTTCTGGCCATTGCTTCTTAATTATTATAGTGGTACAGTAAGATTAATATACTAAGGTGTTTATGCTTTATTGGGTCTGTTGTTAAAAGTTCGTCTTTTACACTGAATTACAAATATCTTTGCATAGAAAGTACAGCGAATAAAGGCACGAGCGCGGGAGAAAGATGTTTCACAAAGGTTAACAACCagcggattttttttttttggtttaaagAGAGTACATAAAAGTACTATAAAAGTGCAACACCACTGCATCATTCAGAGAAGATTAGAGACGACTGGTGTGATTTAGGCATATATGAAGTCATCGAAAGCTCTTTAAGTGATAAGATGggtggctcttaaaagagcctTTGAGTCTCGGGGACTGGAGCGGAGCTCTACTTGGAGCTGGTGTACTTGGTGACGGCCTTGGTGCCCTCAGACACGGCGTGTTTGGCCAGCTCTCCGGGCAGCAGCAGACGCACGGCGGTCTGGATCTCTCTCGATGTGATGGTGGAGCGCTTGTTGTAGTGAGCGAGACGAGACGATTCACCGGCGATGCGCTCGAAGATGTCGTTGACGAAAGAGTTCATGATCCCCATCGCCTTAGAAGAGATCCCGGTGTCAGGATGAACCTGCTTCAGCACTTTGTACACGTAGATAGCGTAGCTCTCCTTCCTGGTCTTTCTGCGCTTCTTTCCTCCTTTACCGGCGGTCTTAGTGACGGCCTTCTTGGAGCCCTTCTTAGGCGCAGACTTCGCTGGTTCAGGCATGATGAAGATGATGCTGACGAATCAACAACTTGAACGAGTCAGACAGAGATATTTATTGACTCGTCTATGCTAATTTTCAAGGAGGTATGGAGTCCTCTGATTGCGTGTTTTCATAGACCAAACCCATAAAGTCGTATGTGATTGGACAACTCGAAGCATCACGAGCGGAACGAGGGCCAATCACAGGCCGTGAATTGATAGCTCCACCCACCGCTCCGTGTTTGAACGACATCCGTTTATATGAAGAAATTTCCTTCGTTTCAATTCCCGGTATTTTgaacaagaaaacaaaattcTAAACCTCTTACAGACGCATTAAGATACTTTAGAGAAAGAAGAGCAATGACGATTAGACACTTTAATTTCCTCTGCTGTCCTGCCATTTTCGCTTCTGCTCTAATTTAAATATCATTGCCGTCCgattgtgttttgtttattttgtaaacagcttaaattcaaagaaaaaaactaaataagcaaatgaaaaatgaataacatttacgccatgtaaaaaaatgttgtcAGTCGGTTGGCctttgagaaaaagaaaaaaggaaaacatacGAGATTCAATTTAGAAAATCGACTTCCggctcaaaaaataaataaagtcagtaaagtaatataattatattttgggTGCAATAAACACACCAGCAATAtactggttttatttttttaagtggaGTCCATTCACAAGACTCTATTGTTAGTTTCTACCAACAAAAACAGTACTACTACAACTCTTTATGAGACAGTGTGggtggctcttaaaagagccgTTGGGTTTCTATGGTAACACGGACGTGTTTATCCTCCGAAGCCGTACAGAGTGCGTCCCTGTCGTTTCAGCGCGTACACGACGTCCATGGCGGTGACGGTCTTTCTCTTGGCGTGCTCGGTGTAGGTAACGGCATCGCGGATCACGTTCTCCAGAAACACCTTCAGCACACCGCGGGTCTCCTCGTAGATCAGACCGGAGATACGCTTGACTCCGCCGCGGCGAGCGAGACGACGGATGGCGGGTTTGGTGATGCCCTGGATGTTATCCCGCAGAACTTTACGGTGCCGCTTAGCGCCTCCTTTTCCGAGTCCTTTACCGCCTTTACCTCTTCCAGACATTACTGCAATCGATCGAGTGTTAGTCTTATGACTGAACTTACAAAATCGCAACAGGAGCTTTACAGTCACTTACAGGACCTAATTGAAACATATGAAGGCGGAGCTATGCAAACGTCACACTGGACTGGAGCGCACaaagtgttgccaatttagcaattttgttgctagaTATAGCAACTTTTCACACTACTCTAGCAACCTTTTCTTCAAAATGCACTTAGTAAaaattttagctatttttaaaatgtatttggcaacttttagcaactgtGACTTAAACGataaaaaggcacacatttCTCTCTAAATTACAGTAAACACATATCAGGTGAATTGAGTTGCTGGTTGCAATCGTTCAATATAATTTTTCATGATAACACCTTATTATTAGTCTGTTGATCAGTTCAAAAATATGTAGAAAAATGGACACTGGTACTGGTCATTTTCTGCTAGGACATCATCTATTAAGTTTTAatctgaaaacacaaaatacaatgcgtAATTTTAAattcaggtaaaaaaaaataaaaaataaataataaataaataaactgaacagtgcagaaaattccttcaaattaacattaaattgttgttgttgtttttttttccacttttcaaatgtttattttatttttgttgaaaataaattaatttccgATCTGATATTCAATGGGAAAAGGGAAGACACGtttctttttagagctgctttaccaTGGAATTAAATTATGTTTCcataattgaaatatttatttgtaggATATTGTTTTTAGATACACAGCAATAGTTTGTAGTTTACAGTAAcgtgtatatgtacatataaaagTGCTGCATTTATAGTTACATCAGTATCCCATGCAGTGCCTCAGATGCCTATCAGATTTCAGCAAATGTAGCAGGTAATCTGAGAACttcatgcatacagaaaatgcaCATACTCtacacagtatatacacattGCATACTGCAATATAGTAGGAGTTGTATAGTGTCCCATTCCAAGCACAGCTTCTGTACTGATTTCAGTGtacttgagttatatttagcagATCATGGCGAATAGTAGGTCATCTGGGTATTCCTTTCCCTTTCCAAATACTCACACTTGCGGTCTTGGCCACTTGAGAGTGCATGCACGCGACAAGAAGTGAGTATGCAAGACTGTTTGGACAAGGCACACATATATAGAAAGTTTGCATACTATGCACAGTATACATACTGGACACTACATAAATAGTGAGAGTAGAATGATATGGCATTTCGAACACAGCAACTGTCACatacatattgtttttttttgtttgtttttttataatccatattgtttttaagaaatgaaaatttttgTCCATGGAAGCACTGAATTGAtcatatattacaataaatgcttttatatTCATTTCTATCCATCAAATAATCTTCAGAAACAT
This genomic stretch from Onychostoma macrolepis isolate SWU-2019 chromosome 25, ASM1243209v1, whole genome shotgun sequence harbors:
- the LOC131534361 gene encoding histone H2B-like, coding for MPEPAKSAPKKGSKKAVTKTAGKGGKKRRKTRKESYAIYVYKVLKQVHPDTGISSKAMGIMNSFVNDIFERIAGESSRLAHYNKRSTITSREIQTAVRLLLPGELAKHAVSEGTKAVTKYTSSK
- the LOC131534382 gene encoding histone H4; this translates as MSGRGKGGKGLGKGGAKRHRKVLRDNIQGITKPAIRRLARRGGVKRISGLIYEETRGVLKVFLENVIRDAVTYTEHAKRKTVTAMDVVYALKRQGRTLYGFGG